The following proteins are encoded in a genomic region of Sparus aurata chromosome 11, fSpaAur1.1, whole genome shotgun sequence:
- the mfsd8l1 gene encoding uncharacterized protein mfsd8l1, translating into MDDRRKRKLTFLTIGLVFLLSGVEYAVILPTIWRYLQTLEAAPYFLGLALSAFSLSGLLSGPLFGHWSDRTGTSKKIILFANCFEIIGNFMYFMGFSKWLLLSSRLVAGVGTGAGSSIFGYLTRSTTHEDRATVFAAVMACRQAGLLIGPAFNIFLRLCDFHIGPFVVNKYTAPGLFMCLLWILLQLAVIFMYWDLPPLERGRAKESLTSQHREEQNEKGLVEDEDNEEEKPLMGSQELAGSYGSVVTSNSHTYQCPAAVNATMNHVSPPSSPVPTDSHESSSPFKNFSISREFLREEVVVLLAAQFITLFNQTALETMVTPLTQKFFGYGELENSIMYCLCGVEVIAGFLFVRWLSQRVAERVVLAIGLTICNISGVWCLIFLAKPIGGFPWQLTEFIIGVFLQVLGLPFVAVAQVSLFSKVTAEKTQGFSQGVRRSVGGLATILGPLWAGGLTENMYIMMGVMMALLILLTMMLAFSYDRLVAPATDEQVDESVSGG; encoded by the exons G CTGTGATATTGCCCACAATATGGAGGTACTTGCAGACTTTAGAAGCAGCGCCCTATTTTCTGGGTCTGGCCCTGTCAGCATTCAGCTTGAGTGGCCTCCTGTCGGGGCCGCTGTTTGGCCACTGGTCTGACAGAACTGGGACCAGCAAGAAGATCATCTTGTTTGCCAACTGTTTTGAGATAATTG GTAATTTCATGTACTTTATGGGCTTCTCCAAATGGCTCCTACTGTCGAGCAGACTGGTCGCAG GCGTCGGCACAGGCGCCGGCTCATCTATCTTTGGCTATCTAACCAGAAGCACCACCCACGAGGATCGCGCCACTGTCTTTGCTGCTGTCATGGCATGCCGACAAGCTGgccttctgattg GCCCAGCATTTAACATCTTCCTGAGGCTTTGTGATTTCCACATTGGTCCTTTTGTGGTCAATAAATATACTGCACCAGGG TTGTTCATGTGCCTGCTGTGGATTCTCCTTCAACTGGCGGTGATCTTCATGTACTGGGACCTACCACCTCTAGAGAGGGGGAGGGCCAAGGAGAGTTTGACAAGTCAGCACAGGGAGGAGCAGAACGAGAAGGGGCTCGTGGAAGATGAGGACAACGAGGAGGAAAAGCCGTTGATGGGGTCCCAGGAGCTGGCGGGGTCGTACGGCTCAGTGGTGACATCCAACTCGCACACCTACCAATGCCCCGCTGCTGTAAATGCTACGATGAATCACGTCTCTCCACCTTCTTCTCCAGTGCCGACCGACTCTCATGAGTCTTCCAGCCCCTTTAAGAATTTCAGCATATCCAGAG AGTTCCTGAGAGAAGAGGTGGTTGTGCTGCTGGCTGCTCAGTTCATCACACTCTTCAATCAGACAGCGCTGGAG ACCATGGTGACCCCGCTGACCCAGAAGTTCTTTGGCTACGGGGAGCTGGAGAACAGCATCATGTACTGTCTCTGCGGTGTGGAGGTGATCGCTGGCTTCCTGTTTGTGCGCTGGCTGAGCCAGCGTGTTGCTGAGCGGGTGGTACTGGCCATCGGTCTGACCATCTGCAACATCTCCGGTGTCTGGTGCCTCATCTTCCTGGCTAAGCCAATAG GTGGTTTCCCGTGGCAGCTGACTGAGTTCATCATTGGGGTGTTTCTGCAAGTCTTGGGTTTGCCATTTGTAGCCGTGGCTCAGGTCTCCCTCTTCTCCAAAGTCACTGCTGAGAAAACACAAG GTTTCAGCCAGGGAGTGCGTCGCTCAGTGGGAGGACTTGCTACCATCCTGGGCCCTCTGTGGGCTGGTGGCCTGACTgagaacatgtatatcatgatGGGGGTGATGATGGCACTGCTGATACTGCTAACG ATGATGCTGGCTTTCTCATACGACCGGCTGGTTGCACCTGCCACAGATGAGCAAGTGGATGAGTCTGTCAGCGGTGGCTAA